A genomic segment from Pedobacter sp. MC2016-14 encodes:
- a CDS encoding SDR family oxidoreductase, whose amino-acid sequence MDKFALITGASKGIGKEIALLLAHSGYKLLLVARSEQELKSLSMSIEQQYGNLPSYFVCDLSETGSAQKVAEWSRSQSATLSVLINNAGYGLWGNFADLEIQGQMNMLSLNINAVVELTHLLLPQLKETAQSYILNLSSTAAYQAVPSLAVYAASKSFVLSYSRALRFELKDTSVSVSCLCPGPTNTGFASRAGLDAFADLAEKFNMSPVVVAKAGLKGMFNKKAEIIPGILNKLSVFGVNILPKFAIEHIAANLYKR is encoded by the coding sequence ATGGATAAATTTGCTTTAATAACTGGTGCAAGTAAAGGCATTGGAAAAGAAATAGCCCTTTTACTGGCACATTCAGGCTACAAACTCTTACTGGTTGCACGTTCGGAGCAGGAATTAAAATCGCTGTCTATGTCAATTGAGCAACAATATGGCAATCTTCCGAGTTATTTTGTTTGCGATCTTTCTGAAACAGGATCGGCACAAAAGGTGGCTGAATGGAGCAGGAGCCAATCAGCTACCCTATCTGTATTGATCAATAATGCTGGATATGGCCTCTGGGGAAATTTTGCCGATTTAGAAATCCAGGGCCAGATGAATATGCTGAGCCTGAACATCAACGCCGTTGTAGAGCTAACACATCTTTTATTACCCCAGCTAAAAGAAACAGCACAATCTTACATATTAAATCTTTCTAGTACAGCAGCTTACCAGGCCGTCCCTTCCCTTGCTGTTTATGCAGCCAGCAAATCTTTTGTACTATCTTACAGCAGGGCACTGCGCTTCGAATTAAAAGACACTTCTGTTTCTGTAAGTTGCCTTTGCCCCGGCCCCACCAATACTGGCTTCGCCTCACGTGCAGGGCTGGATGCTTTCGCTGATCTTGCAGAGAAGTTTAACATGTCGCCGGTAGTTGTTGCAAAGGCAGGACTAAAGGGAATGTTTAATAAAAAAGCGGAAATTATACCTGGAATTTTAAATAAGCTCTCTGTATTTGGCGTAAATATTTTACCAAAATTTGCCATAGAACACATTGCAGCCAACTTATATAAGCGTTAA
- a CDS encoding Pr6Pr family membrane protein: MMKTSLKSLYATIYALVLWFALILQFYISTRLYLDKDRTFAGAVLQIISYFTIETNLLIAIAITTILLKPGSSWGKFFAKSTTQTAIAVYILIVGLIYVVLLKGLWQLDGLFKLTDFLLHTFSPIAYLLYWIFFVSKETIAWKNLLSWAVFPLLYLFYSLIRGAISGYYPYPFVNAAKFGYLQVMLNSLGILLVFIIFSAALIVTARLLKK; the protein is encoded by the coding sequence ATGATGAAAACATCACTTAAATCTCTCTACGCCACTATTTATGCCTTAGTGCTTTGGTTTGCCTTAATACTCCAGTTTTACATCTCTACAAGGCTATATTTGGATAAAGACAGAACCTTTGCTGGTGCAGTGCTACAAATCATCAGTTATTTTACTATAGAAACGAATTTACTGATTGCGATAGCTATAACGACAATTCTTTTAAAGCCGGGCTCTTCCTGGGGGAAGTTCTTTGCTAAAAGCACTACGCAAACTGCCATAGCAGTTTACATTTTGATTGTAGGTTTGATTTACGTTGTGCTGCTTAAAGGCCTCTGGCAACTGGATGGTTTATTTAAACTAACAGATTTTCTGCTCCATACTTTCAGTCCAATTGCGTATCTGTTGTATTGGATCTTTTTTGTTTCAAAAGAAACCATTGCCTGGAAAAACCTGCTATCATGGGCGGTTTTCCCGCTTTTATATCTCTTTTACAGCCTTATCCGTGGTGCAATTTCAGGTTATTACCCCTATCCTTTTGTAAACGCAGCAAAGTTTGGCTACCTCCAGGTAATGCTGAATTCATTAGGCATACTCCTGGTTTTCATAATATTTAGTGCTGCATTAATAGTTACTGCAAGACTTTTAAAAAAGTAA
- a CDS encoding phytanoyl-CoA dioxygenase family protein translates to MDTSYSKFTLGDHITDEQRAFFDRNGFIHFKNFITPETVQDIINASAEVQKNWLANDKVKVNGIPIKYGKDLDGQPIVQRFAFLNQQHNLFSELALDPRFEVLLSLIGEGARLGTEEKDGMVLNHYVNGPESKFTQMGWHTDGLRDIFHGQKLNPMLNVGIHLSSLKPENGGLRVLPGTHKQSLYKMLFHKKYFLDNKADANEVAITPTAGDLTIHDGRLWHRVAQSAVSGEESRRRVIYVPIIAGKYEPKNENSPTAFYQRFAGLVK, encoded by the coding sequence ATGGATACTTCATATTCAAAATTCACCTTAGGTGACCATATCACAGACGAACAACGCGCATTTTTTGACAGAAATGGATTTATACATTTCAAGAACTTCATTACACCAGAAACCGTTCAGGACATCATCAATGCTTCTGCAGAAGTACAGAAAAATTGGTTAGCGAATGATAAAGTTAAGGTAAATGGAATCCCTATTAAATATGGCAAAGACCTCGATGGCCAACCCATTGTGCAGCGCTTTGCGTTTCTAAATCAGCAGCATAACTTGTTTTCAGAGCTTGCGCTAGATCCTCGTTTTGAAGTGTTGCTAAGCCTGATTGGAGAAGGGGCAAGATTAGGTACAGAAGAGAAAGATGGGATGGTTTTAAACCATTACGTAAATGGACCAGAAAGTAAGTTTACACAAATGGGCTGGCATACAGATGGTTTAAGAGATATATTTCATGGCCAAAAATTAAACCCAATGCTAAATGTGGGCATCCATTTAAGCAGTTTGAAACCTGAAAACGGAGGCCTAAGGGTTTTACCTGGCACGCACAAACAAAGTTTGTATAAAATGCTTTTTCATAAAAAGTATTTTCTTGACAACAAGGCAGATGCCAATGAAGTGGCCATTACACCAACCGCAGGTGATTTAACGATACACGATGGCAGGTTATGGCACCGTGTTGCGCAGTCGGCCGTAAGTGGCGAAGAAAGCAGAAGAAGAGTGATTTACGTACCGATTATTGCAGGTAAGTACGAGCCTAAAAATGAAAATAGCCCAACGGCATTTTATCAGCGATTTGCTGGCTTAGTTAAATAG